A region of Kribbella sp. NBC_01245 DNA encodes the following proteins:
- a CDS encoding peptidoglycan D,D-transpeptidase FtsI family protein: MTLRLGRPAVRLRVTFGVMAFVLSLFAGRLIMLQGVDPDSYKLAASRESAKSYILHASRGAILDRNGVPLSVSEDAVAVTADPSQTRKKARDIATILHRKLPGSSYSDLLKGLVKPNSKFQYLARRVTPKVWKAIKDELTEKKLVGLYTVADPVRTHPNGTIAANVIGFVGAEGKGMAGLEYGLNTELSGEDGKAIYQVDGRGNRIPLANHTVAEPKPGVSAQLTLDRDLQWFAEKRIEQAVKQYKAEAGVVITMDVQSGEILAMANYPTYDPENPGKAAKGSVTNRALEQTYEPGSVQKVATLAALADAGLISLDTKLSVPGVYPVNGVRVKDHWDHGTLKLTMAGVMAKSSNVGTIMAAQTMPKAQFVDYLHKFGFGEPTGIGFPGESKGRLPPGDEWSELSRSNVAFGQGLSASAVQMAAMVNSIANGGTYVPPKLVKDFIDANGVATPAESDPSRRVVSEDAARQVTTMMEAVTGEGGTADLARIPGYRVAGKTGTAQQVDPKAPAKGYTKWATSFAGFAPADKPRFATYVVLQNPTNGRSGGLQGGPVFRDVTSYALQKYGVPPTGAASPKVPLSW; this comes from the coding sequence ATGACGTTGCGGCTCGGGCGTCCGGCCGTGCGGTTGCGGGTGACGTTCGGCGTGATGGCGTTCGTGCTGTCGTTGTTCGCGGGACGCCTGATCATGTTGCAGGGCGTCGATCCCGACTCGTACAAGCTGGCCGCGTCCCGCGAGAGCGCCAAGTCGTACATCCTGCACGCGTCGCGTGGTGCCATCCTCGACCGCAACGGCGTGCCCTTGTCGGTTTCGGAGGACGCCGTCGCGGTCACGGCCGACCCGTCGCAGACGCGGAAGAAGGCCCGGGACATCGCGACGATCCTGCACCGCAAGCTGCCCGGTTCGTCGTACAGCGATCTGCTGAAGGGATTGGTCAAGCCCAACAGCAAGTTCCAGTACCTCGCGCGCCGGGTGACGCCGAAGGTGTGGAAGGCGATCAAGGACGAGCTGACCGAGAAGAAGCTGGTCGGCCTCTACACCGTCGCGGACCCGGTCCGCACCCACCCGAACGGCACGATCGCCGCCAACGTGATCGGCTTCGTCGGTGCCGAGGGCAAGGGGATGGCCGGCCTGGAGTACGGCCTGAACACCGAGTTGTCCGGTGAGGACGGCAAGGCGATCTACCAGGTCGACGGCCGCGGCAACCGGATCCCGCTGGCCAACCACACCGTCGCCGAGCCGAAGCCGGGCGTCAGCGCGCAGCTCACGCTGGACCGCGACCTGCAGTGGTTCGCGGAGAAGCGGATCGAGCAGGCGGTCAAGCAGTACAAGGCCGAAGCCGGCGTGGTCATCACGATGGACGTCCAGTCCGGCGAGATCCTTGCCATGGCCAACTATCCGACGTACGACCCGGAGAACCCCGGCAAGGCGGCCAAGGGTTCGGTGACGAACCGCGCGCTCGAGCAGACCTACGAACCGGGCAGCGTGCAGAAGGTCGCGACACTGGCCGCGCTGGCCGACGCCGGGCTGATCTCGCTCGACACCAAGCTGAGCGTGCCTGGGGTCTACCCGGTCAATGGTGTGCGGGTGAAGGACCACTGGGACCACGGGACGTTGAAGCTGACGATGGCCGGCGTGATGGCGAAGTCGTCGAACGTCGGCACGATCATGGCCGCGCAGACCATGCCGAAGGCGCAGTTCGTCGACTACCTGCATAAGTTCGGGTTTGGGGAGCCGACTGGGATTGGGTTCCCGGGTGAGAGCAAGGGGCGGCTGCCTCCGGGGGATGAGTGGAGCGAGTTGTCGCGGTCGAACGTGGCGTTTGGGCAGGGGTTGTCCGCGTCTGCCGTACAGATGGCGGCAATGGTGAACAGCATCGCCAATGGTGGAACGTACGTGCCGCCGAAGTTGGTGAAGGACTTCATCGACGCCAATGGCGTGGCCACTCCGGCCGAGTCCGACCCGTCGCGCCGCGTGGTGAGCGAGGACGCGGCTCGCCAGGTGACGACGATGATGGAGGCCGTCACGGGCGAGGGCGGTACGGCGGATCTGGCGCGGATTCCGGGGTATCGCGTGGCCGGCAAGACGGGTACGGCGCAGCAGGTGGATCCGAAGGCTCCCGCCAAGGGCTACACCAAGTGGGCCACGTCGTTCGCCGGCTTCGCGCCCGCGGACAAGCCCCGCTTCGCGACGTACGTGGTCCTGCAAAACCCGACCAACGGCCGCAGCGGCGGCCTGCAGGGTGGGCCTGTCTTCCGGGATGTGACTAGCTACGCGCTGCAGAAGTACGGCGTCCCGCCGACTGGTGCAGCGTCGCCGAAGGTCCCGCTTAGCTGGTAG
- a CDS encoding DUF58 domain-containing protein, whose amino-acid sequence MRQALRGLTTRGRAFVAAGGTASLCALLLGQKDLLRVGILLIALPLVAALVVGRTRLRLQVRRSLAPDQVPVGTTATVELALSNQGRMPAGLLLLEDRIPYVLGHRPRFVVDRVSPNWKRVVTYTVKSDVRGLYQVGPLMLTVADPFGLVETSRTFARSQHLLVTPRVHKLPAVRLGTDRAGSGENRPRAIAAAGEEDATVREYRDGDDLRRVHWRSTARRGSLMVRREEQPWQSRCSIFIDARTGSHHGHGPSSSLEWAVTAAASIGQDVIRRGYVTTMLGGPTTIAAITRRSSAAVHQPLSPQALLTECATVEEHRYAEISPLLTVDRQAQDPSLVVAIVGICNREDITALNRWRTGQATGIALLIDAASWIGELDGTDKAARLRSRTDATEQELRRSGWRVARIQRGDHLPTVWSALGLRSGRIA is encoded by the coding sequence ATGCGGCAAGCCCTTCGAGGACTCACCACCCGAGGGCGCGCGTTCGTCGCGGCCGGCGGGACGGCGTCGTTGTGCGCCTTGTTGTTAGGACAGAAGGACCTGCTCCGGGTCGGCATCCTGCTGATCGCGCTGCCGCTGGTGGCCGCGCTCGTCGTCGGTCGCACCCGGTTGCGCCTGCAGGTTCGGCGCAGCCTGGCGCCGGACCAGGTCCCGGTCGGTACGACGGCCACGGTGGAGCTTGCCCTGAGCAACCAAGGCCGCATGCCCGCCGGACTGCTACTACTCGAGGACCGCATCCCGTACGTGCTCGGGCACCGGCCGCGTTTCGTCGTCGACCGCGTCAGCCCGAACTGGAAACGCGTAGTCACGTATACGGTCAAGTCCGACGTGCGCGGGCTGTACCAAGTCGGCCCGCTGATGCTCACGGTGGCGGACCCGTTCGGCCTGGTCGAGACGAGCCGCACCTTCGCGCGAAGCCAGCACCTGTTGGTCACGCCTCGCGTCCACAAACTTCCCGCCGTACGGCTTGGCACTGATCGGGCCGGATCCGGCGAGAACCGGCCGCGCGCGATCGCGGCTGCCGGCGAGGAGGACGCGACCGTTCGCGAGTACCGCGACGGTGACGACCTGCGCCGGGTGCACTGGCGCTCGACCGCGCGACGGGGTTCGCTGATGGTGCGCCGGGAGGAACAGCCCTGGCAGAGCCGCTGCTCGATCTTCATCGACGCGCGTACCGGTTCGCATCACGGTCACGGCCCGTCGTCCAGCCTCGAATGGGCTGTCACCGCGGCCGCCTCGATCGGCCAGGACGTGATCCGCCGCGGCTACGTCACCACCATGCTCGGTGGGCCGACCACCATCGCCGCCATCACCCGACGGTCGTCGGCCGCGGTGCATCAACCGCTCAGCCCGCAGGCGTTGCTGACCGAGTGCGCGACCGTCGAAGAGCATCGCTATGCGGAGATCTCGCCGCTGCTGACCGTCGACCGGCAAGCCCAGGATCCGAGTCTGGTCGTCGCCATCGTCGGTATCTGCAACCGCGAGGACATCACCGCGCTGAACCGCTGGCGTACCGGCCAGGCCACTGGGATCGCGTTGCTGATCGACGCGGCCAGCTGGATCGGCGAGCTCGACGGCACCGACAAGGCCGCGCGACTGCGGTCTCGGACGGACGCCACTGAACAAGAACTGCGTCGCAGCGGCTGGCGGGTCGCCCGCATCCAGCGCGGCGATCACCTGCCGACGGTCTGGTCGGCGCTCGGACTGAGGAGCGGACGGATCGCATGA
- the rsmH gene encoding 16S rRNA (cytosine(1402)-N(4))-methyltransferase RsmH — protein sequence MSAQPPSHVPVMVDRIIALLAPALTKPGAVVVDATLGLGGHSEAILNACPEARLIGLDRDHNALRLAGERLAPYGERVDLVHAVYDELPRVLDDLGIDAIDGILFDLGVSSMQLDEAERGFAYAQDAPLDMRMDDTTGITAADVLNTYSPADLARILYQYGEEKFARRIVDRIVAAREEEPFTTSARLSELVRSAIPAATRRTGGHPAKRTFQALRIEVNGELEVLRRALPAAIEALALHGRIVVMSYHSLEDRITKQTLAVGTRSDVPDDLPVIPAGHEPYLKLLTRGAERPTEEELEANPRSASVRVRAAERIRTRGLVA from the coding sequence ATGTCAGCTCAGCCGCCTAGCCACGTGCCCGTGATGGTGGACCGGATCATCGCGCTGCTGGCTCCCGCACTGACCAAGCCCGGTGCCGTTGTCGTCGACGCCACGCTCGGACTCGGCGGACATTCCGAGGCCATCCTGAACGCGTGCCCCGAGGCCCGCCTGATCGGGCTGGACCGCGACCACAACGCACTCCGCCTGGCCGGTGAGCGCCTCGCGCCGTACGGCGAACGAGTCGACCTCGTGCACGCGGTGTACGACGAACTGCCACGCGTGCTCGACGACCTCGGTATCGACGCGATCGACGGCATCCTCTTCGACCTGGGCGTTTCCTCGATGCAGCTGGACGAGGCCGAGCGCGGTTTCGCCTATGCGCAGGACGCGCCGCTGGACATGCGGATGGACGACACCACCGGCATCACCGCGGCGGACGTCCTCAACACTTACAGCCCGGCCGACCTGGCGCGGATCCTCTACCAGTACGGCGAGGAGAAGTTCGCCCGCCGGATCGTGGACCGGATCGTCGCCGCTCGCGAAGAGGAACCGTTCACCACCAGCGCGCGTCTTTCCGAGCTGGTGCGATCGGCCATTCCCGCGGCGACGCGACGGACCGGTGGACACCCGGCCAAGCGCACGTTCCAGGCGTTGCGGATCGAGGTGAACGGCGAGCTGGAGGTGCTGCGGCGCGCGCTGCCGGCCGCCATCGAGGCGCTCGCGCTGCACGGCCGGATCGTGGTGATGAGCTACCACTCGCTGGAAGACCGCATCACCAAGCAGACGCTGGCGGTCGGCACGCGTAGCGACGTACCTGATGACCTGCCGGTGATCCCGGCCGGACACGAGCCGTACCTGAAGCTGCTCACCCGTGGGGCTGAGCGGCCTACCGAAGAAGAACTCGAGGCCAACCCTCGCTCCGCGTCCGTGCGGGTGCGGGCGGCCGAGCGGATCCGGACGAGAGGACTGGTGGCCTGA
- the mraZ gene encoding division/cell wall cluster transcriptional repressor MraZ, with protein MFLGTHFPKLDDKGRLFLPAKFRDELAEGLVLTRGQERSLTVWPEAEFVQLTEQLKQAPITNKGARDYLRMLFAGASNEVPDKQGRVTIPPMLRDYAGLDRECVVIGAMNRVEIWNTESWNRYSAEQEQAFADLSEEVLPGIF; from the coding sequence ATGTTCCTCGGAACTCACTTCCCCAAGCTCGACGACAAGGGGCGGCTGTTTCTGCCGGCGAAGTTCCGGGACGAACTTGCCGAAGGCCTCGTGCTAACCCGCGGGCAGGAGCGATCGCTCACTGTCTGGCCCGAAGCGGAGTTCGTTCAACTGACCGAGCAACTGAAGCAGGCGCCGATCACCAACAAGGGTGCGCGGGACTATCTGCGGATGTTGTTCGCCGGGGCCTCCAACGAGGTGCCGGACAAGCAGGGCCGGGTCACCATCCCGCCGATGCTCCGCGATTACGCAGGACTGGATCGCGAGTGTGTCGTCATCGGGGCGATGAACAGGGTGGAGATCTGGAACACGGAGAGCTGGAATCGGTACTCCGCGGAGCAGGAGCAGGCATTCGCCGACCTGTCCGAGGAGGTCCTGCCCGGCATCTTCTGA
- a CDS encoding AAA family ATPase, producing the protein MSTTATSSASDFQELTDVAKRVRAAIEEVIEGKPDVVETAVTVLLAEGHLLIEDVPGVGKTMLAKALARSIDCTVRRIQFTPDLLPSDITGVSVFNQEIRDFEFKPGAVFANIVVGDEINRASPKTQAALLECMEERQVTVDTTTYHLEAPFMVVATQNPIEMEGTYPLPEAQRDRFMARVSMGYPSPIAELAMLEGHAAAEPLDSLQPVTDGEQIARLVQTVHTVHVSEAVKEYAVALVGATRRSQELRLGASPRATLHLVRAARAAAALDAREFVLPDDLQQLAVPVLAHRVLPAAEAHLGGRGAEDIIAGLVASVPLPRNRRD; encoded by the coding sequence GTGAGCACCACCGCAACGAGCTCGGCATCGGACTTCCAGGAGCTCACGGATGTGGCGAAGCGGGTCCGCGCCGCCATAGAAGAGGTCATCGAGGGCAAACCCGACGTGGTCGAGACGGCGGTCACCGTGCTGCTGGCCGAGGGTCACCTGCTGATCGAGGACGTGCCGGGCGTCGGTAAAACCATGCTGGCCAAGGCACTGGCCCGGTCGATCGACTGCACCGTCCGCCGGATCCAGTTCACCCCCGACCTGTTGCCGTCGGACATCACCGGCGTGTCGGTCTTCAACCAGGAGATCCGCGACTTCGAGTTCAAGCCCGGCGCCGTCTTCGCGAACATCGTCGTCGGCGACGAGATCAACCGTGCCTCGCCGAAGACCCAGGCCGCGCTGCTGGAATGTATGGAAGAGCGCCAGGTCACCGTCGACACCACGACGTACCACCTGGAAGCGCCGTTCATGGTGGTCGCCACCCAGAACCCGATCGAGATGGAGGGCACCTACCCGTTGCCCGAGGCGCAGCGCGACCGGTTCATGGCCCGTGTCTCGATGGGTTACCCATCGCCGATCGCCGAGCTGGCCATGCTCGAGGGGCACGCCGCCGCCGAACCGCTGGACTCGCTGCAGCCCGTGACCGACGGCGAGCAGATCGCCCGGCTGGTGCAGACCGTTCACACCGTGCACGTCTCCGAGGCCGTCAAGGAGTACGCCGTGGCGCTCGTCGGGGCGACCCGTCGTTCGCAGGAGCTGCGCCTCGGCGCCAGCCCGCGCGCCACGCTGCACCTGGTTCGCGCCGCTCGCGCCGCCGCTGCCCTCGACGCCCGCGAGTTCGTTTTGCCGGATGACCTGCAGCAACTCGCCGTACCGGTGCTGGCGCATCGGGTCCTGCCCGCGGCCGAGGCACACCTCGGTGGGCGTGGCGCCGAGGACATCATCGCCGGTCTGGTCGCGTCCGTACCGCTGCCGCGCAACCGCCGGGACTGA